From the Acidicapsa ligni genome, one window contains:
- a CDS encoding type II toxin-antitoxin system HicA family toxin, translated as MKSTEFKRWLADQGATFKTAKGSHLKVLLNGKVSILPMHNKELGTGLVQAIKKQLGLK; from the coding sequence ATGAAGAGTACGGAGTTCAAGCGCTGGCTGGCAGATCAAGGCGCAACCTTTAAGACCGCGAAAGGTTCGCATTTGAAGGTTTTACTCAACGGTAAAGTCTCCATTCTGCCAATGCACAATAAGGAACTCGGTACAGGCCTGGTACAGGCAATCAAAAAGCAGCTCGGTTTGAAATAG
- a CDS encoding type II toxin-antitoxin system HicB family antitoxin, with product MRYPITIQPDGRFFLVTFPDIPEAITQGETEEEALLAAKDALESALDFYFEDNRAVPVPSKVKRGQRYVDLPTSVGAKVLLLNEMITQKVRPAELARRLSVTPQEVTRLIDVNHTSKIDGIANALSALGKTMEIRVV from the coding sequence ATGCGCTATCCGATAACGATTCAGCCCGATGGAAGATTCTTTCTGGTGACTTTTCCTGATATTCCGGAGGCTATTACTCAGGGAGAAACCGAAGAAGAGGCTCTTTTGGCAGCGAAAGACGCGCTTGAGTCTGCGCTGGATTTCTATTTTGAAGATAATCGTGCGGTTCCAGTTCCATCCAAGGTGAAGCGTGGGCAGCGCTATGTTGATCTTCCAACCAGTGTCGGCGCCAAGGTTCTCCTGCTGAATGAAATGATCACGCAGAAGGTGCGGCCTGCGGAGTTAGCTCGACGTTTGAGTGTTACGCCGCAGGAGGTGACTCGCCTGATCGATGTTAATCACACATCGAAGATCGATGGAATCGCGAATGCCCTGAGCGCACTCGGCAAAACGATGGAAATTCGAGTCGTATAG
- the queD gene encoding 6-carboxytetrahydropterin synthase QueD: MYEVTVDAGFSSGHYLRNYRGKCENPHGHNYKVRVTLIGQELDATGLLLDFKLLKQVLRPVIDRIDHQMLNDLEPFIELNPSAENLARYFYDETRSQLHEMTGGRVRVKDCTIWETDTTTATYFE; encoded by the coding sequence ATGTATGAAGTAACGGTGGATGCGGGTTTTTCTTCGGGGCATTATCTACGGAATTATCGCGGGAAGTGCGAGAATCCGCATGGGCATAACTACAAGGTGCGTGTGACGCTGATTGGGCAGGAGCTGGATGCAACGGGGCTGCTGTTGGATTTCAAGCTGTTGAAGCAGGTGTTGCGGCCGGTGATTGACCGGATCGATCACCAGATGTTGAACGACCTGGAGCCGTTTATCGAGCTGAATCCTTCAGCGGAGAATCTGGCGCGGTACTTTTACGATGAAACTCGCAGCCAGTTGCATGAGATGACGGGTGGGCGGGTTCGCGTGAAGGATTGCACGATCTGGGAGACGGATACGACTACGGCTACTTATTTCGAGTAG
- a CDS encoding tetratricopeptide repeat protein, with amino-acid sequence MANRLQSATIALLSLLALIPSSAQKPAQKPAQKPPTYVDTQACSRCHLEIANHFAQASMGHSLTQITPEYLKTIQAPASFTDPKTGHQFTVQIENGKLYQSESETDAAGKQLFRNTHQLQWIIGTGENGFGALLRRDDYLFQAPLSYYSKAAHWQLSPGYQNEALSFNRILLPGCLYCHSGRPVPIANHPGQYAAQPFTQASVGCENCHGPGSAHVESMGQGDSYAKGKDPTIVNPARLTAKLSDDICMSCHQTGDTRVLQPGKTYQDFRPGQPLDKTVSIFQIPPTRENPPQDDHVEHYYSMSLSKCFRASLSKPEDKRMRCITCHDPHIEPTTAEAPAYFNSRCLTCHTAQSCKAPKAVRQATSPADNCIGCHMPKRDVVVISHSSITNHRILARPDEPFPDAAFQQTSAAMPDLIHLNRASDSAQPPSATASALTRLQAYADILKQKPQYAATYTASWLKTLSELETTTTRNALVQAALGHRDLQDHNLPQAISHLQQSLQLDPTQTEACVDLSEAYDQANQPEEAIAAQKKAILLDPFVPALQKTLVFRLINGKHYEEAQAAMEKYLQLFPEDDFMRKMLAMARE; translated from the coding sequence ATGGCCAACCGCCTCCAATCCGCAACCATCGCTCTCCTAAGCCTCCTCGCACTCATCCCATCCTCAGCCCAGAAACCTGCTCAGAAACCGGCCCAGAAACCCCCAACCTACGTAGACACCCAGGCCTGCTCCCGCTGCCACCTCGAAATCGCCAATCACTTCGCCCAAGCCAGCATGGGCCACTCCCTCACCCAGATCACGCCGGAGTACCTGAAAACCATCCAGGCCCCAGCCAGCTTCACCGACCCCAAAACCGGTCATCAATTCACCGTTCAGATCGAGAACGGCAAACTCTACCAATCCGAATCCGAAACCGACGCAGCCGGCAAGCAGCTCTTCCGTAACACCCACCAACTCCAATGGATCATCGGTACCGGCGAAAACGGCTTTGGAGCACTCCTGCGCCGCGACGACTATCTCTTCCAGGCGCCGCTCTCCTACTACTCCAAAGCGGCCCACTGGCAACTCTCCCCCGGCTACCAGAACGAAGCGCTCAGCTTCAACCGCATCCTCCTGCCCGGCTGCCTCTACTGCCACAGCGGACGCCCCGTTCCCATAGCCAACCATCCCGGCCAATATGCGGCTCAGCCCTTCACCCAGGCATCCGTAGGCTGCGAAAACTGCCACGGCCCCGGCTCCGCCCACGTCGAATCCATGGGTCAGGGCGACTCCTACGCCAAAGGTAAAGATCCCACCATCGTCAACCCCGCCCGCCTCACCGCGAAACTATCCGACGACATCTGCATGTCCTGCCATCAGACCGGCGATACCCGCGTCCTGCAACCCGGCAAAACCTACCAGGACTTCCGCCCCGGCCAGCCTCTGGACAAGACCGTCTCCATCTTTCAGATCCCGCCCACCCGCGAAAATCCCCCCCAGGACGATCACGTCGAGCACTACTACTCCATGTCTCTCAGCAAGTGCTTCCGTGCAAGCCTCTCGAAGCCTGAAGACAAGCGGATGCGCTGCATCACCTGCCACGATCCGCACATTGAACCAACCACCGCCGAGGCCCCCGCATACTTCAACAGCCGATGCCTCACCTGCCACACCGCGCAAAGCTGCAAAGCCCCCAAAGCCGTGCGCCAGGCCACATCCCCCGCGGACAATTGCATCGGCTGCCACATGCCCAAACGCGATGTCGTCGTGATCTCTCACAGCAGCATCACCAACCACCGCATCCTCGCCCGCCCCGACGAACCATTTCCAGACGCAGCCTTCCAGCAAACCTCAGCAGCCATGCCCGACCTGATTCATCTCAATCGAGCCAGCGATTCTGCTCAACCCCCCTCAGCAACAGCCTCAGCATTGACCCGCCTGCAAGCCTACGCCGACATCCTCAAGCAGAAGCCGCAGTACGCCGCCACCTACACCGCATCCTGGCTCAAAACTCTCTCGGAACTGGAAACCACCACCACCCGCAACGCGCTAGTACAGGCCGCGCTGGGCCACCGCGACCTCCAGGACCACAACCTGCCGCAAGCCATCTCTCACCTGCAGCAATCCCTGCAACTCGACCCCACCCAGACCGAAGCCTGCGTCGATCTCTCCGAAGCATACGACCAGGCCAATCAGCCCGAAGAAGCCATCGCCGCCCAGAAGAAAGCCATCCTCCTTGATCCCTTCGTACCCGCCCTGCAAAAGACTCTCGTCTTCCGCCTCATCAACGGCAAACACTACGAAGAGGCCCAGGCAGCAATGGAGAAGTACCTCCAGCTCTTCCCCGAAGACGACTTCATGCGTAAGATGCTCGCCATGGCCAGAGAATAG
- a CDS encoding TIGR00266 family protein: MQSRILGTTMPVLEFLLQPNDTIISEAGELSWMTSSIQMTTHTQMAGGGGFFGALKRVAGGGSLFMTEYRAWGAPGEIAFAAKVPGHILPVEVQPGHDYLIHRHGFLCATPQIQLGVGFQQSLGAGIFGGDGFLLQKVSGVGTAWLELSGEVITKDLAPGETLRVHPGHVGAFQSSVSFQITRVPGIKNMIFGGDGLFLAALTGPGRVWLQSLPLPRLAHALAPYLPSGERETVQGGVMGGIVGSILDGMK; this comes from the coding sequence ATGCAATCCCGCATCCTCGGCACCACCATGCCCGTCCTGGAATTTCTCCTCCAACCCAACGACACCATCATCTCCGAGGCAGGCGAGCTCTCCTGGATGACCAGCTCCATCCAGATGACCACCCACACCCAGATGGCCGGCGGCGGAGGCTTCTTCGGCGCCCTCAAGCGCGTCGCAGGCGGCGGCAGCCTCTTCATGACCGAGTACCGCGCCTGGGGAGCACCCGGCGAAATCGCCTTCGCCGCCAAAGTCCCCGGCCACATCCTGCCCGTTGAAGTGCAGCCCGGCCACGATTACCTCATCCATCGCCACGGCTTCCTATGCGCCACCCCGCAGATCCAGCTAGGCGTCGGCTTCCAGCAATCTCTCGGCGCAGGTATCTTCGGCGGAGACGGCTTCCTGCTCCAGAAAGTCAGTGGCGTAGGCACCGCCTGGCTCGAACTCTCCGGCGAAGTCATCACCAAAGATCTCGCCCCCGGCGAAACCCTCCGCGTCCACCCCGGCCACGTCGGAGCATTTCAAAGCAGCGTCTCCTTCCAGATCACCCGCGTCCCCGGCATCAAGAACATGATCTTCGGCGGCGACGGCCTCTTCCTCGCCGCCCTGACCGGCCCCGGCCGAGTCTGGCTGCAATCCCTGCCCCTGCCGCGCCTGGCCCATGCACTAGCCCCCTACCTACCCTCCGGCGAACGAGAAACAGTGCAAGGCGGAGTCATGGGTGGCATAGTAGGCAGCATCCTCGACGGAATGAAGTAG